One Oncorhynchus keta strain PuntledgeMale-10-30-2019 chromosome 11, Oket_V2, whole genome shotgun sequence DNA window includes the following coding sequences:
- the LOC118390379 gene encoding FERM domain-containing protein 8-like, whose amino-acid sequence MEGDECGGFPPEPSEGSSQRGSVASSVTRAQDVLVYLVGDSAVHLCVEGVACVSVQELGRSVREALHIPDSAMDAFAFWLCSPLLELQLKPKHQPYKLCRQWQDLLYRFTEASEEDISQDEPCLQYRRNVFHPKSKELQIEDEGVLRLLYDEARVNILAGRFPCDPETWTGLGALSFAMELGVGLDDQKATAALREKKLISFLPAHVSGGGGGLFSTLRGKGGRQAGLEHNLLEEYRKISTLGSTPPEPTQHLRQYLSTCHSLPYYGCAFFSGEIDKPAQGILHRAGRKAVNVGISLEGVYVMDIKEKHVLLGLRFSELSWDHSYPEGEGDSHILWLEFDGEEAGTPVNKLLKIYSKQAELMSGLIEFCVELQSAAEGGAATETDNDVSLSHQPAGQAGNSDRGRGGRRGKLRRQSSVVCSRVHTLNTISYVDNGKEIKRLKPKRAASFFTRQAQPPTYSSVQVEQG is encoded by the exons ATGGAAGGAGATGAGTGTGGGGGTTTTCCTCCAGAGCCGTCGGAGGGGAGCTCACAGAGAGGAAGTGTGGCATCCTCTGTCACCCGCG CTCAAGATGTGCTTGTGTACCTGGTGGGTGACAGTGCAGTACacctgtgtgtggagggggttgcCTGTGTGAGTGTCCAGGAGCTAGGCCGCAGTGTCCGGGAGGCTCTCCACATTCCTGATTCTGCAATGGATGCCTTTGCCTTCtggctctgctctcctctgctcg aaCTGCAGTTAAAGCCGAAGCATCAGCCTTACAAACTGTGCCGCCAGTGGCAGGACCTGCTGTATCGCTTCACTGAGGCCTCAGAGGAGGACATATCTCAAG atgAGCCATGCTTGCAGTACAGAAGGAATGTGTTTCATCCCAAGTCTAAAGAGCTGCAG ATTGAAGACGAGGGGGTGTTGAGACTACTTTACGACGAGGCACGGGTTAACATTCTCGCTGGCCGCTTCCCCTGTGACCCTGAAACCTGGACGGGTTTGGGAGCACTGTCTTTTGCTATGGAACTGGGAGTAGGTTTGGACGACCAGAAAGCCACTGCTGCTTTAAG AGAGAAGAAGCTGATATCCTTCCTGCCTGCACATGTATCAGGGGGAGGTGGGGGGCTGTTTTCTACCTTGAGGGGAAAAGGGGGCCGTCAGGCAGGGCTGGAGCACAACCTGTTGGAGGAGTATCGCAAGATCAGCACCTTAGGAAGCACCCCCCCGGAGCCCACTCAGCATCTACGCCAGTACCTCAGCACATGCCACTCTCTGCCTTACTATGG GTGTGCTTTCTTCTCGGGGGAGATTGACAAGCCAGCTCAGGGGATTCTTCATAGAGCAGGACGGAAAGCTGTCAATGTGGGGATTAGTCTGGAGGGGGTGTATGTAATGGACATCAAAGAGAAG CATGTGCTCCTGGGACTGCGTTTCAGTGAGCTGTCTTGGGACCACAGCTACCCCGAGGGGGAAGGTGACTCGCACATCCTGTGGCTTGAATTCGATGGGGAGGAGGCCGGCACCCCTGTCAACAAGTTACTGAAGATCTATTCAAAACAA GCAGAACTTATGAGCGGTCTTATTGAGTTCTGTGTGGAGCTACAGTCTGCAGCCGAAGGAGGGGCGGCGACAGAAACGGACAATGATGTCAGTCTATCCCATCAGCCTGCTGGACAGGCAGGGAACAGTGACAGAGGAAGGGGCGGTCGGCGAGGGAAACTGCGCAGGCAGAGCAGTGTGGTGTGCAGTCGGGTCCATACACTGAACACCATCAGCTATGTGGACAACG GTAAAGAAATCAAACGCTTGAAGCCGAAGAGAGCTGCTTCCTTTTTCACCAGGCAGGCACAGCCACCTACATACTCATCAGTACAGGTGGAGCAAGGTTGA